Below is a genomic region from Raphanus sativus cultivar WK10039 chromosome 4, ASM80110v3, whole genome shotgun sequence.
AAACTACAGGTTTACAACTCTTTCTTTATCTTATATTTGTATTTGCTTAAGTACAGCAGTAGGTCTTATCGTATGAGAGAGACTGATAAAGAGCATGAATCAGCATCCTTGCTCATGTTATGACGCCATTTGTATTTGCTTTGTGTTAACATGGTTGAGGAATTGGTTTATTAAATCTGCAGTGATGAAAATTTCGATGTTGTGAGGGCGCAGCAAATTCTTGACGAGGATCACTATGGCTTATCTGACGTTAAAGAAAGAATACTAGAATTTATTGCAGTTGGAAGGCTTAGAGGCACTTCACAAGGTTTGATTACTTACACAGTAGTTCTGACCCCTTTCTGATTTGATCTTGAATGGGGAGAGAACCTGTCCTGGTTTATAAGCCCTGCTTCTGAAATTTTTGAGTAAACGTGTCACCAGGGAAAATCATCTGCCTCTCTGGTCCTCCTGGAGTAGGCAAAACTAGTATTGGTCGTTCCATTGCACGTGCTCTCAATCGCAAGTTTTTCCGGTTCTCTGTTGGAGGGTTAGGAGATGTCGCTGAGATTAAGGTACAAACTATTATTACTGAGCTCTGTCCTGAGAAACAATAAACCCATTCACGTAAAAACAACATGTTTTAGGGGCATCGTCGAACATATGTTGGCGCCATGCCAGGAAAGATGGTGCAGTGTCTTAAGAGCGTGGGGACAGCAAATCCTCTTGTTCTAATCGATGAGATTGATAAGGTAAATATATCTTGTTGTTACTTGGGATTAGCTTCTCGAAGTTCGTGATCATCAGATTCATATTATAGGATAAGTCAGATATCTCTGCattgatattgttttttctattttttcctgGGCAGCTTGGGAAAGGACATGCTGGTGACCCAGCCAGTGCTTTGTTGGAGCTTCTGGATCCAGAGCAAAATGCAAATTTTCTGGATCACTATCTCGACGTTACTATTGACCTATCAAaggttatttattaaatatggaTATTACCATTTTGGTTTGTAATATGTGATTGATTCTAGGctgtttgaattttaatttgCTGATTCATTTCCCTGCAGGTTTTATTTGTGTGCACAGCAAATGTGATAGATACGATTCCCAATCCTCTGCTCGACAGGATGGAGGTGATTAGTATTGCTGGTTATATCACTGATGAGAAAGTTCATATCGCAAGAGATTATTTGGAAAAAAACGCTCGTGCAGACTGTGGCATCAAGCCAGAACAGGTCTCTCACTCTCATATCCTATTctccagtttttttttatcttttggaTAGAACAAAGAGAGTTTTTGAGTAATTATTGTCAAGGAATCACATGATTGCTTTCTTTTGCAGGTTGATGTGAGTGATGCAGCTCTTCTTTCCTTGATAGAAAATTACTGCAGAGAAGCAGGTGTTAGGAACCTCCAGaaacagattgaaaagatttaCCGTAAGGTAAATTTTGCTGCAAGACCATGGATTGATTGTTTTTTACTCAACCCCTCAAAAGTcttttttaacattatttacttttgttttgtaGATTGCACTTAAACTAGTGCGCGAAGGAGCAGTCCCAGAAGAGCCTGCAGTTGCAACTGATGTGGAAGAAGCTGAAATTGTGGCCAAGCTCGACGTGGAATCACCAGAGAAGGAGAACCATGTGTCTGCTGCTAAGGAAGAGGCTCAAACCAAACAGATAGCAGTTGAAAAGGTTATGATTGATGAATCAAACCTTGCAGACTATGTTGGCAAACCTGTTTTCCATGCAGAAAAGATCTACGAGCCCACACCGGTAGGAGTTGTGATGGGTCTAGCCTGGACATCCATGGGTGGTTCAACTTTATACATAGAGACGACTGTTGTGGAGGAAGGGGAAGGTAAAGGTGGACTGAATATAACGGGTCAGCTCGGTGATGTGATGAAAGAAAGCACACAAATTGCTCACACTGTCGCCAGAAAGATCTTGCTAGAGAAAGAGCCAGAGAATCTCTTCTTTGCAAACTCCAAGCTCCATCTCCATGTTCCTGCAGGAGCCACACCCAAAGACGGTCCGAGTGCAGGCTGCACCATGATTACATCATTGCTATCACTTGCCATGAATAAACCAGTTAGAGAAGATCTTGCAATGACCGGAGAAGTCACTTTAACCGGTAGAATTCTCCCTATTGGTGGGGTAAGTTAGTTACTCTGGACTTCTCCTCGCACACTATTAAAGCTTTTTGGGTTGCTGCAAGTTTCTTACACAATATTTTCAGGTGAAGGAGAAAACCATAGCGGCGAGGCGGAGTCAGGTGAAGACTATCATATTTCCAGAGGCAAACAGGAGAGACTTTGAAGAGCTGGCGGAGAATGTGAAAGAAGGGCTTGATGTTCACTTTGTTGATGACTATGGAAAGATCTTCGAGCTTGCCTTTGGCTATGACAAACAACAAGACTGATATATAACTCGAGCTGTCACGTTGAACTCGGAACTCACGTTAACATTTTATTTGCATATTTCATTCCATCTTTAGAAAGATTTATCCATGCAGACAAATACAGAACTAATGAAAAAGAATGCTCCAGAGGCTTCTTCTAGAATGCCAAGAGAAGATGAAACACAACCAAACCAGAAACTAACCCGTTTCCTTGGCTTCGACGTTTTTCTTTGAACACCCAGACAAGAACATTAACTAACTCATCAATCAACTCTCACTCAGTGTCAACAATGCCTTCTTCAGAAAGTCTCTTTCTCAAAATAAAGCCAACTCCCTTCAACACTGCTCATCTCTTTGTGTCAACAAGCTCATCAATCATCATCTCCCTCATCTTAAACTCGTGAATCTCTGTTCAGTTCTTCCCCTAACCGATCTCTATGTTCAAACAATAGCTAGCCCATGCACCTAAAACACCTGCTCACATTTGAGGGTTAAGCACTTTTACAATATCAAACAGTAACTTTCTGTTGAGCTTGGCTGTTGTTGCCTTTTCACGGCCTTCAAATTCATCAAAGAGGGCTCAGGGTTACTTAGCTTTGCTTGTAAAGTTTTGATGCATCATTATACTTAACTATACAATGACCAACGTTGAGTGTTGGCCTAGTGATAAAAGAGGTTGCGGTTGTAACTACCGTTCCTCGGGTTCAATTC
It encodes:
- the LOC108855308 gene encoding lon protease homolog 1, mitochondrial, encoding MKGFDTNLRLQPQLSNGFLPNRLSIVVSNNLNFRSYSSSPAMLKLFSPSSASRIHHLTPSIRAAAGPPRSVDSPLFKALSQLTGLNRRSSSLGHRVFFCSDSASDAEAAAAEAAEAKAAEYDAEGADSSAIVSTNPRPEDCLTVLALPVPHRPLFPGFYMPIYVKDPKVLAALQESRRRQAPYAGAFLLKDAPSTDSSSTTADTEKNINELKGKDLLERLHEVGTLAQISSIQGDQVILVGHRRLRITEMVSEEPLTVKVDHLKDKPFDMDDDVIKATSFEVISTLRDVLKTSSLWRDHVQTYTQHIGDFTYPRLADFGAAICGANRHQAQEVLEELDVHKRLRLTLELMKKEMEISKIQETIAKAIEEKISGEQRRYLLNEQLKAIKKELGVETDDKSALSGKFKERIEPNKEKIPAHILQVIEEELTKLQLLEASSSEFNVTRNYLDWLTILPWGNYSDENFDVVRAQQILDEDHYGLSDVKERILEFIAVGRLRGTSQGKIICLSGPPGVGKTSIGRSIARALNRKFFRFSVGGLGDVAEIKGHRRTYVGAMPGKMVQCLKSVGTANPLVLIDEIDKLGKGHAGDPASALLELLDPEQNANFLDHYLDVTIDLSKVLFVCTANVIDTIPNPLLDRMEVISIAGYITDEKVHIARDYLEKNARADCGIKPEQVDVSDAALLSLIENYCREAGVRNLQKQIEKIYRKIALKLVREGAVPEEPAVATDVEEAEIVAKLDVESPEKENHVSAAKEEAQTKQIAVEKVMIDESNLADYVGKPVFHAEKIYEPTPVGVVMGLAWTSMGGSTLYIETTVVEEGEGKGGLNITGQLGDVMKESTQIAHTVARKILLEKEPENLFFANSKLHLHVPAGATPKDGPSAGCTMITSLLSLAMNKPVREDLAMTGEVTLTGRILPIGGVKEKTIAARRSQVKTIIFPEANRRDFEELAENVKEGLDVHFVDDYGKIFELAFGYDKQQD